A region from the Rosa rugosa chromosome 6, drRosRugo1.1, whole genome shotgun sequence genome encodes:
- the LOC133717068 gene encoding cyclin-U2-1-like, with translation MVSSTSLVISPRKFRSDLYSYPYQADSNTPLVVNVLASLIERNMARNQRISKNCCPWYLSKDMKKTRIFVCHETPDMTIQSYLERIFRYTRAGPSVYVVAYVYIDRFCQNNPGFRINVTNVHRLLITTIMVASKYVEDMNYRNSYFARVGGLTTNELNKLELEFLFLMGFKLHVNVSVFESYCCHLEREVSIGGGYQIESTLRCAEEIKTRQDEDRRYNQCAAGVLL, from the exons atggTTTCCTCAACATCCCTTGTAATCTCTCCAAGAAAGTTCAGATCAGATTTGTACTCCTATCCATACCAAGCCGATTCAAACACCCCTTTGGTGGTTAATGTTCTTGCTTCTCTTATTGAGAGAAACATGGCCAGGAACCAAAGGATTTCAAAGAACTGCTGCCCTTGGTACTTGTCCAAAGACATGAAGAAGACTCGGATTTTCGTGTGCCACGAGACTCCGGACATGACGATTCAGTCGTATTTGGAGAGAATTTTCAGGTACACAAGAGCCGGGCCGTCTGTTTATGTGGTCGCTTATGTATATATCGATCGGTTTTGCCAGAATAATCCTGGTTTTCGAATCAATGTCACAAATGTGCACAGGTTACTCATCACAACTATAATGGTGGCTTCGAAATATGTAGAAGACAT GAATTACAGAAATTCTTACTTTGCAAGAGTCGGGGGATTAACAACAAACGAGCTGAACAAGTTGGAGCTTGAGTTTTTGTTCTTGATGGGATTCAAGTTACATGTGAATGTGAGTGTGTTTGAGAGCTACTGTTGTCATTTAGAAAGAGAAGTCAGTATTGGAGGAGGCTACCAAATTGAGAGCACATTGAGATGTGcagaagaaatcaaaacaagGCAAGATGAAGATAGAAGATATAACCAGTGTGCTGCAGGTGTTTTGTTGTAG